In Cercospora beticola chromosome 3, complete sequence, the following proteins share a genomic window:
- a CDS encoding uncharacterized protein (antiSMASH:Cluster_6): MPTQRPSFLGGFLTAFRAHSSPQHKASSLNTAAAVAGTATIWTAAPQPARNPSPGPETTVTSPKPINTKTNPYTTQSSTSHTTDRQLVAYPPSLEHSVSPLTHLPRSPPSPGPQNKSQPNYPSVQDVRRSRRGSDSSTEGYREVRNGSEKWFIGGLTSNGEERYYKLSMVKRDKSSDRISTDQMSL; the protein is encoded by the coding sequence ATGCCTACACAAAGACCATCCTTCCTCGGTGGCTTCCTTACAGCTTTCCGAGCGCATTCCTCCCCACAGCATAAAGCTTCGTCCTTGAACACAGCGGCCGCGGTTGCGGGCACAGCAACAATATGGACAGCAGCACCACAACCCGCCAGAAATCCCTCACCCGGGCCCGAGACGACAGTCACGAGTCCTAAGCCAATCAACACCAAGACGAACCCGTACACAACTCAGTCATCCACGTCACATACGACAGACCGACAACTAGTAGcatatcctccttctctcgAGCACAGCGTGAGTCCGTTGACTCATCTACCACGATCACCTCCTTCGCCTGGTCCACAGAACAAATCTCAGCCAAACTACCCTTCGGTGCAGGATGTGCGGCGATCGAGGCGAGGGAGCGACAGCAGTACCGAAGGGTATCGGGAAGTGCGAAATGGCAGCGAAAAGTGGTTCATCGGAGGGCTGACTTCGAATGGCGAAGAGCGGTACTACAAGCTGAGCATGGTAAAACGAGACAAGAGCTCCGACCGGATATCGACGGATCAAATGAGTTTATGA
- a CDS encoding uncharacterized protein (antiSMASH:Cluster_6) produces MEASQSHPMQTANSRRGSSDDLDAPSSSSEARLLDGVAWEKAATSPQHSPSPTFCRRHCITILNFCLFIISCTLFTLSFSTPERSNNWLLQKTSFYSPIFSRYDIDFQQKTVVGPLFNEDSLSAEEALLRAYPSPETEALWDEYEEIGTLIISSDDVRLLGKDPSTTVKAPVDFGYGPDAHLAMLDGQHAIHCLNTLRRYAYREYFYPNLTASTTPGKSPFSPLAEAHLSHCLHILLQTLTCKPSFDLITMNWVETQINPYPDFAINKKCIDYKQMKNWQTKNKLSKEQWLEVGDRGPQKEDKVFPMAPKLAEWVASTDAETGDKKTEQVDHHD; encoded by the exons ATGGAAGCATCGCAATCACATCCCATGCAGACGGCAAACAGTCGACGCGGCTCTTCGGATGACCTTGATGCACcaagctccagcagcgaAGCGCGGTTACTCGACGGAGTAGCCTGGGAGAAGGCTGCGACTTCACCTCAGCACTCTCCCTCGCCTACCTTCTGCCGCCGCCACTGCATAACGATTCTGAACTTCTGCCTATTCATCATATCATGCACACTTTTCACACTATCATTCTCCACCCCAGAGCGCAGCAATAATTGGCTACTGCAAAAGACTTCTTTCTACT CTCCCATCTTCTCCCGCTACGACATAGACTTCCAACAAAAGACTGTTGTCGGACCACTTTTCAACGAAGACAGCCTTTCAGCCGAAGAGGCACTCCTCCGCGCTTACCCATCCCCCGAGACCGAAGCTCTATGGGATGAGTACGAAGAAATAGGAACTCTGATCATCTCCTCCGATGATGTCCGACTACTTGGGAAAGACCCTAGCACGACCGTGAAAGCACCCGTGGATTTCG GCTACGGCCCAGACGCCCATCTCGCCATGCTCGACGGCCAACACGCCATCCACTGCCTTAACACTCTCCGTCGATACGCTTATCGAGAATACTTCTACCCGAACCTCACAGCCTCGACCACTCCTGGCAAAAGTCCTTTCTCGCCATTGGCTGAAGCACATCTTAGTCATTGTCTACATATTTTATTGCAGACGCTGACTTGTAAACCTTCGTTTGATTTGATTACTATGAAT TGGGTCGAAACACAAATCAACCCTTACCCAGACTTTGCGATCAATAAGAAGTGCATCGATTACAAGCAGATGAAGAATTGGCAAACGAAGAATAAGTTGTCAAAAGAGCAGTGGTTGGAAGTGGGGGATCGAGGGCCGCAGAAGGAGGACAAG GTCTTCCCTATGGCCCCGAAATTGGCTGAATGGGTGGCTTCGACAGACGCAGAGACTGGAGACAAGAAGACGGAGCAGGTGGACCATCATGATTGA
- a CDS encoding uncharacterized protein (antiSMASH:Cluster_6), giving the protein MQFLYLTAGLAAMVLSVAAAPVAPQAYSRPTNLIAAESAAQAYGNEKALRVPAARDAGAKAAQAYGNEKALRIVDQRDAGAEAAQAYGNEKALRIVDQRDAGAEAEAAQAYGNEKALRIVDDA; this is encoded by the exons ATGCAATTCCTATACTTGACCGCGGGTCTGGCCGCGATGGTTCTGtcggtggcagcagcacctgTGGCTCCTCAGGCATATAGCCGTCCAACCAATTTGATCGCTGCGGAATCGGCTGCACAGGCCTATGGCAATGAGAAGGCTCTCCGAGTCCCCGCCGCGAGAGATGCGGGTGCAAAAGCTGCCCAAGCATACGGCAATGAGAAGGCTCTCCGAATCGTTGATCAGAGAGACGCTGGTGCTGAAGCCGCACAAGCATACGGCAACGAGAAGGCTCTTCGGATCGTCGATCAAAGAGATGCTGgtgccgaagccgaagctgcACAAGCTTACGGCAACGAGAAG GCGCTTCGCATCGTCGATGATGCTTAA
- a CDS encoding uncharacterized protein (antiSMASH:Cluster_6), whose translation MASQLLELPREIRDMISSIVIIDNNDQAFHLNGKSTSGLSSNTSSGLASTCKQLQAEYSYLLRKAALTPGTKIVVPVHDFDFSQLISFVNTLRPHEIKTASRNGNIVVNLVNLQSMASLRTKQQQDLYNWIESCQHTGIEVTYTAQWSSIDTKYLQSLQAMLDTTREGRKIVKALAAKNIKSWSWDSWQAGLLQQRTQKGDQRPAPSRACWTTAK comes from the exons ATGGCTTCACAGCTTCTGGAACTGCCAAGGGAGATCCGAGATA TGATCTCGTcaatcgtcatcatcgacaacaaCGACCAAGCATTCCATCTGAACGGCAAATCCACCTCGGGGCTCTCTTCAAACACTTCCTCCGGCCTGGCTTCGACCTGCAAACAACTGCAAGCTGaatactcttatcttcttcGCAAAGCAGCCCTCACGCCAGGCACGAAGATTGTCGTTCCCGTccacgacttcgacttctctCAACTTATATCTTTCGTCAACACACTCCGACCGCACGAAATCAAAACTGCTAGCCGGAATGGGAATATTGTCGTCAATCTTGTCAACCTCCAAAGCATGGCAAGTCTTCgaacgaagcagcagcaggacctGTATAACTGGATTGAGTCCTGTCAGCATACTGGAATCGAGGTCACATATACTGCTCAATGGAGTAGTATCGACACGAAGTATCTTCAATCGCTTCAGGCTATGCTCGATACGACGCGTGAGGGGCGGAAGATCGTGAAAGCGCTGGCTGCGAAGAACATCAAGAGCTGGAGTTGGGACAGTTGGCAAGCCGGACTATTGCAGCAGCGCACCCAGAAAGGTGACCAGAGACCGGCCCCAAGCCGAGCTTGTTGGACGACTGCGAAGTGA
- a CDS encoding uncharacterized protein (antiSMASH:Cluster_6) has protein sequence MGWLDKVPRTEGGGLWIGGYAALYSQQPLFQQSKITHVISVLDYELYEAEYLNAYKRMHIKLDDDPNENLLEHLPKTTAFIDEALSKGGAVFVHCAMGKSRSATVVIAYLMWKYALTPDEALEQLREGRGVCEPNPGFMEQLDVYQRMLQADNQETAKQIYEAWVNERDVYRDWYSFRSYRRQAPVPKL, from the coding sequence ATGGGCTGGCTGGACAAAGTGCCGCGAACAGAAGGTGGCGGCCTCTGGATCGGCGGCTATGCAGCGCTGTATTCACAGCAGCCGCTGTTCCAACAGTCGAAGATCACGCATGTAATCAGCGTGCTGGACTACGAGCTCTACGAAGCAGAATACCTCAATGCGTACAAGCGCATGCATATTAAGCTCGACGATGACCCGAACGAGAATCTCCTGGAACACCTCCCGAAGACCACAGCATTCATCGACGAGGCACTAAGTAAAGGCGGCGCCGTTTTCGTCCACTGCGCAATGGGCAAGAGCCGCTCGGCAACTGTCGTCATCGCATACCTCATGTGGAAATACGCCCTCACTCCTGATGAAgctctcgagcagcttcgtgAAGGGCGAGGTGTTTGCGAGCCGAACCCTGGATTCATGGAGCAATTGGATGTATACCAGCGCATGCTCCAAGCAGATAATCAGGAGACAGCCAAGCAAATCTACGAGGCTTGGGTAAATGAACGCGATGTCTATCGTGACTGGTATTCTTTCCGCTCATATCGCCGCCAAGCGCCTGTGCCTAAGCTCTGA
- a CDS encoding uncharacterized protein (antiSMASH:Cluster_6) yields the protein MDRVTSKQLFESRRRVTRFQVNVIKKTFPFLLLPPELRNMVYAFAIDLTTLNQFFDKDLEKAVCVKKTKSPRKQRASLKSTPPIFLVCKQISNEASWVLQKQGVTFQHGLLGHRLEDVISPNVIRKLSSIEITDAGHGTTDHWGRTVSWFGYINLLKQLGELLSTGEHKLKKLTVELNAPGLVEHMTICHESGRFKCGFRDTMTKALATLSKARGIGEVILRGLNVDEAARAKELMEGPACKFFSLPREIRDMIYEHSLDWSDVSNKLADGLADWPDRTATFPFPLRTTPTVLVVNRQMHEEAAEVLAKKPLNITFPADKTFDDQDCKIPSVLGLIPRRTLERVTTIHINMQGWFWVFNFEPRFIRALANSQALKHLKITFNDHKKPDFLGFPGQVYPDNVLASKLKALTEVRGLETVTFEGDLPVVYTIPLVTIMTSGPEVPLHDLPRPMGINSEGHVLDVDDLERP from the exons ATG GACCGCGTCACCTCCAAGCAACTCTTCGAGAGCAGGCGTCGGGTCACTCGCTTCCAGGTCAATGTCATCAAGAAGACCTTCCCTTTTCTCCTTCTGCCACCGGAGCTCCGCAACATGGTCTATGCCTTCGCCATAGATCTCACGACCCTGAACCAATTCTTCGACAAGGATTTAGAAAAAGCTGTCTGTGTCAAGAAGACCAAATCGCCCCGCAAGCAACGCGCGTCGCTCAAATCTACGCCTCCGATCTTCTTGGTCTGCAAGCAGATCTCGAACGAGGCATCGTGGGTGCTCCAGAAGCAAGG TGTCACTTTCCAGCATGGACTCCTGGGCCACAGACTTGAGGATGTCATCTCTCCCAACGTTATTCGCAAGCTATCCAGCATCGAGATCACAGATGCTGGCCATGGCACGACCGACCACTGGGGCCGAACGGTGAGCTGGTTTGGGTACATCAACCTACTGAAGCAACTCGGTGAGCTTTTGAGCACCGGCGAGCACAAGCTTAAGAAGTTGACCGTAGAGCTCAACGCTCCTGGGCTGGTGGAGCACATGACAATTTGTCACGAAAGCGGCAGATTCAAGTGTGGCTTCCGCGACACAATGACTAAAGCCCTTGCGACTTTGAGCAAAGCACGAGGTATCGGCGAGGTGATACTCCGCGGTCTCAATGTCGATGAAGCTGCTAGAGCCAAGGAGCTCATGGAAGGTCCGGCATGCAAATTCTTCAGCCTTCCTCGAGAGATCCGCGACATGATCTACGAGCACTCCCTCGACTGGTCAGACGTGTCCAACAAGCTCGCCGACGGCCTTGCCGACTGGCCGGACAGGACCGCAACGTTTCCATTCCCACTTCGAACGACACCCactgtcctcgtcgtcaacaGGCAGATGCATGAAGAAGCCGCCGAAGTCCTTGCGAAGAAGCCTCTCAACATCACTTTCCCTGCAGACAAGACTTTCGACGACCAAGACTGCAAGATCCCAAGCGTCCTCGGCCTCATCCCTCGTCGCACTCTCGAGCGCGTCACGACGATACATATCAATATGCAAGGCTGGTTCTGGGTCTTCAACTTCGAGCCGCGCTTCATCCGCGCTCTCGCGAATAGCCAGGCGCTCAAGCATCTCAAGATCACCTTCAACGACCACAAGAAGCCCGACTTCTTGGGTTTCCCAGGTCAAGTCTACCCAGATAACGTCCTTGCTTCTAAACTCAAAGCTTTGACTGAAGTTCGCGGGCTTGAGACTGTGACTTTCGAGGGCGATTTGCCGGTCGTCTACACAATTCCACTCGTTACCATCATGACTTCTGGACCCGAGGTTCCTCTTCATGACTTGCCTCGCCCGATGGGTATCAACTCTGAAGGCCATGTgcttgatgttgatgatctGGAACGTCCTTGA
- a CDS encoding uncharacterized protein (antiSMASH:Cluster_6) yields the protein MHLHAVHRSDYYSVPKELYQSSILTRDMPKTGEGKEEPTWKILGKVLIALAVIFSLIAVVSYIYSKIRARRLSRRVRGQMAHLESGSLRKMQNPRTAAKQKPVQSAFVGQKLPHPDDYDLGNQRTPQSYDMGVITKPGASHARQWARPRHAEMDTGFEKAPVRGSVIEVPAGVQRQEHPERSRARDSWEKF from the coding sequence ATGCATCTCCACGCTGTGCACCGCAGCGACTACTACTCCGTCCCGAAGGAGCTCTACCAGTCCTCAATCTTGACTCGCGACATGCCCAAGACGGGCGAAGGCAAGGAAGAACCCACCTGGAAAATCCTCGGAAAAGTCCTCATCGCACTCGCAGTAATTTTCAGCCTCATCGCAGTCGTCTCTTACATCTACAGCAAGATTCGAGCTCGTCGCTTGAGTCGCAGAGTCCGAGGACAAATGGCGCACCTCGAATCCGGATCGCTTCGCAAGATGCAGAATCCACGAACAGCGGCCAAGCAGAAGCCTGTGCAGTCAGCCTTTGTTGGACAGAAACTCCCGCATCCAGATGATTATGATCTGGGCAACCAGCGTACTCCACAATCCTACGATATGGGAGTGATCACCAAGCCTGGTGCCAGTCACGCACGGCAATGGGCAAGACCGAGACATGCTGAGATGGACACTGGCTTCGAGAAGGCACCGGTCAGAGGTAGTGTGATTGAAGTTCCGGCTGGCGTCCAGCGACAGGAGCATCCTGAGCGTTCGCGTGCGCGGGACAGCTGGGAGAAGTTTTGA
- a CDS encoding uncharacterized protein (antiSMASH:Cluster_6): MATANQNALLDQLQAQVNLVLEQTGRVFAAVDPNSKKAPTAQVNKLKQILPKAQANFQDALDALEEELQLAQLVMRRDLALLRERQGIPTERPATSVQQPVPGPHSANALDQQQPEAEPETEKTINTAPADEDVTMEDSQPEQQRAEAEPSGAEMEVTKTDQKTQPEASAPETTTTSEAPTQPPAPVPPQNDAKSAESGLQVDTAPSKPSGEDEKVPDTAKESINNDLESLFGGGDNTNDGGNEFSFDENATGEIDFGDFGNFNGENADNDNISSLLPGLEDYANTQSNNTSGAELDLNSFFTNTNEQNNTTRSAGGDEARDTTFDDLMDLANFDGNMGDDENNNNSTADLDFDALFN; encoded by the exons ATGGCGACTGCGAATCAAAATGCGCTGCTGGACCAGCTGCAAGCTCAAGTCAATCTCGTC CTCGAGCAAACTGGAAGAGTATTTGCCGCCGTCGACCCAAACTCCAAGAAAGCGCCAACAGCTCAAGTCAACAAGCTGAAACAAATCCTGCCTAAGGCTCAGGCCAATTTCCAAGATGCTCTGGACGCGCTGGAAGAGGAACTG CAACTGGCGCAATTGGTGATGCGACGCGACCTCGCGCTGCTTCGTGAACGCCAAGGAATCCCGACAGAGCGCCCGGCCACATCTGTCCAGCAGCCGGTTCCAGGACCGCACTCTGCCAATGCACTTGATCAGCAACAACCGGAAGCAGAGCCTGAGACCGAGAAGACTATCAACACAGCTCCAGCAGACGAGGACGTGACCATGGAAGACTCACAGCCAGAACAGCAACGCGCCGAAGCCGAGCCGTCTGGAGCGGAAATGGAAGTCACAAAGACAGATCAGAAGACACAGCCCGAAGCCAGTGCTCCCGagacgacaacgacatcCGAAGCTCCTACCCAGCCGCCCGCCCCAGTTCCACCTCAAAATGATGCCAAGTCAGCAGAATCCGGCCTTCAAGTCGACACAGCTCCGAGCAAGCCCAGCGGCGAAGATGAGAAAGTACCCGACACTGCCAAGGAAAGCATCAACAATGACCTTGAGTCCTTGTTCGGTGGCGGCGACAATACCAACGATGGCGGAAACGAGTTCAGCTTTGATGAGAACGCCACGGGAGAGATCGACTTCGGCGATTTTGGGAATTTCAACGGCGAGAACGCAgacaacgacaacatctCATCTCTACTCCCAGGCCTCGAGGACTATGCTAATACACAATCCAACAACACTAGTGGCGCAGAGCTGGATCTCAACTCGTTCTTCACCAACACTAACGAGCAGAACAAT ACGACTCGCTCTGCCGGTGGTGACGAAGCACGAGACACCACTTTCGATGACCTCATGGACCTCGCCAACTTCGACGGAAACAtgggcgatgatgagaacaacaacaatagCACCGCGGACCTAGATTTTGATGCTCTGTTCAACTAA